The following are from one region of the Carassius gibelio isolate Cgi1373 ecotype wild population from Czech Republic chromosome A13, carGib1.2-hapl.c, whole genome shotgun sequence genome:
- the LOC128026737 gene encoding elongation of very long chain fatty acids protein 5 — translation METFNHRVNTYIDSWMGPRDPRVRGWLLLDNYIPTFAFTVMYLLIVWMGPKYMKNRQPYSCRALLVPYNLGLTLLSFYMFYELVMSVYQGGYNFFCQNTRSGGEADNRMINVLWWYYFSKLIEFMDTFFFILRKNNHQITFLHVYHHATMLNIWWFVMNWVPCGHSYFGSTFNSFIHVLMYSYYGLSAVPAIRPYLWWKKYITQGQLVQFVLTMFQTSCAVVWPCGFPMGWLYFQITYMITLILLFSNFYIKTYKSHAGSRKNDHSNGSINGHANGVTSNEKVKHRKPRTD, via the exons ATGGAGACCTTTAATCACAGAGTTAACACTTATATTGACTCTTGGATGGGACCCAGGG ATCCTCGGGTTAGAGGATGGCTTCTACTGGACAACTACATCCCCACTTTTGCCTTCACTGTCATGTATCTTCTGATTGTGTGGATGGGACCAAAATACATGAAGAATAGACAGCCATACTCCTGCAGAGCACTGCTAGTGCCATATAACCTCGGCCTGACGCTTTTGTCCTTCTACATGTTCTATGAG CTGGTAATGTCAGTGTATCAAGGCGGATACAACTTCTTCTGCCAGAACACCCGCAGTGGAGGAGAGGCTGACAACAGG ATGATTAACGTACTTTGGTGGTATTACTTCTCCAAACTCATTGAGTTTATGGACACTTTCTTCTTCATTCTGAGGAAGAACAACCACCAGATCACCTTCCTGCACGTGTACCATCACGCCACCATGCTCAACATCTGGTGGTTCGTCATGAACTGGGTGCCGTGTGGCCACT CCTATTTTGGCTCGACGTTTAACAGCTTCATCCATGTGCTGATGTACTCGTATTACGGCCTCTCTGCTGTCCCCGCCATCAGACCGTATCTGTGGTGGAAAAAATACATCACCCAAGGGCAGCTG GTCCAGTTTGTCCTGACCATGTTCCAGACATCTTGTGCTGTAGTTTGGCCATGTGGTTTCCCAATGGGCTGGCTGTATTTCCAGATCACTTATATGATCACTCTTATCTTGCTCTTCTCAAACTTCTACATAAAG ACCTATAAGAGCCACGCGGGATCTCGGAAGAACGATCACTCAAATGGATCAATAAACGGTCACGCTAATGGAGTGACATCCAATGAGAAGGTTAAACACAGGAAACCGCGCACAGATTGA